From Streptomonospora salina, the proteins below share one genomic window:
- a CDS encoding SPFH domain-containing protein, translating into MDSSTITTGAGVLLAVALLVVVGLVLTISRLFRKVEQGKALIVSKVRKVDVTFTGAVVLPVLHRAEVMDISVKTMELERNGTDGLICKDNIRADISIKFFVRVNPTTDDVLRVAKLIGVDNASSQDKLQDLFSAKFSEALKTVGKHFEFEDLYTRRAEFRDRIMEVIGQDLNGYVLDDAAIDYLEQTPKGRLDTDNILDAQGILKITEQTKPKNERTHLLEQDEAKEKDRQTTESMEAREELRRRREEAESKAAREIATLQAREEAETERVQAEERLKAQTARIRTDEQLGVQNQNQQREIAVAEKNRERVISIEGERIEKDRMLEVVGRDRETELARIAKDKEVEGEKREVADVVRERVAVDKTVAEQEENIKKLRAVEEAERQRQATVIQAEAEAQENLVKDIKAAEAAEQSAKHRANEELTLAESRQQASELDTRAKIRHAEGLQAESAAEGLAAVQVREQDAEAVEKVGRAEASVEREKAKAQAEGAREKLRAEAEGLNDKAGAMAALDEVGREHEEYRLRLETEKDVRMAGIDVHRQVAEAQASVLASGLDKADINIVGGDGMFFDRMVNSIGMGKAVDGFVDNSDVARNLGGSWLEGSQDFARDLSRALGEVGTDGIKNLTISAVLMRLIDSGGPNTEQLRELLSTAKRLGVDEAPVSALDSANPDGAKAKR; encoded by the coding sequence ATGGATTCGAGCACCATCACCACCGGGGCAGGCGTGCTGCTGGCCGTCGCGCTGCTGGTCGTCGTCGGTCTGGTACTGACGATCTCCCGCCTGTTCCGCAAGGTCGAACAAGGCAAAGCGCTGATCGTCTCCAAGGTCCGCAAGGTCGACGTCACCTTCACCGGCGCCGTGGTCCTGCCCGTGCTGCACCGCGCCGAGGTCATGGACATATCGGTCAAGACCATGGAGCTGGAGCGCAACGGCACCGACGGGTTGATCTGCAAGGACAACATCCGCGCCGACATCAGCATCAAGTTCTTCGTCCGGGTCAACCCCACCACCGACGACGTGCTGCGCGTGGCCAAGCTGATCGGCGTGGACAACGCCAGCAGCCAGGACAAGCTGCAGGACCTCTTCAGCGCCAAGTTCTCCGAGGCGCTCAAGACCGTCGGCAAGCACTTCGAGTTCGAGGACCTCTACACCCGCCGCGCGGAGTTCCGCGACCGGATCATGGAGGTCATCGGCCAGGACCTGAACGGCTACGTCCTCGACGACGCCGCGATCGACTATCTGGAGCAGACGCCCAAGGGCCGGCTGGACACCGACAACATCCTGGACGCCCAGGGCATCCTCAAGATCACCGAGCAGACCAAGCCCAAGAACGAGCGCACCCACCTGCTGGAGCAGGACGAGGCCAAGGAGAAGGACCGCCAGACCACCGAGTCCATGGAGGCCCGCGAGGAGCTGCGCCGCCGCCGCGAGGAGGCCGAGTCCAAGGCCGCGCGCGAGATCGCGACCCTGCAGGCCCGCGAGGAGGCCGAGACCGAGCGCGTCCAGGCCGAGGAGCGGCTCAAGGCCCAGACGGCCCGGATCCGCACCGACGAGCAGCTCGGCGTGCAGAACCAGAACCAGCAGCGCGAGATCGCCGTCGCCGAGAAGAACCGCGAACGCGTCATCTCCATCGAGGGAGAGCGGATCGAGAAGGACCGGATGCTGGAGGTCGTCGGCCGCGACCGCGAGACCGAGCTGGCCAGGATCGCCAAGGACAAGGAGGTCGAGGGCGAGAAGCGCGAGGTCGCCGACGTGGTGCGCGAGCGCGTCGCCGTCGACAAGACCGTCGCCGAGCAGGAGGAGAACATCAAGAAGCTGCGCGCGGTCGAGGAGGCCGAGCGCCAGCGCCAGGCCACGGTGATCCAGGCCGAGGCCGAGGCGCAGGAGAACCTGGTCAAGGACATCAAGGCCGCGGAAGCCGCCGAGCAGTCCGCCAAGCACCGGGCCAACGAGGAGCTGACCCTGGCCGAGTCCCGCCAGCAGGCCTCCGAGCTCGACACCCGCGCCAAGATCCGCCACGCCGAAGGGCTCCAGGCCGAGTCCGCCGCCGAGGGCCTGGCCGCCGTCCAGGTGCGCGAACAGGACGCCGAGGCCGTCGAGAAGGTCGGCCGCGCCGAAGCCTCCGTGGAACGCGAGAAGGCCAAGGCCCAGGCCGAGGGCGCGCGCGAGAAGCTCCGGGCCGAGGCCGAAGGCCTCAACGACAAGGCCGGCGCCATGGCCGCCCTCGACGAGGTCGGCCGCGAGCACGAGGAGTACCGCCTTCGCCTGGAGACCGAGAAGGACGTCCGCATGGCGGGCATCGACGTGCACCGCCAGGTCGCCGAAGCCCAGGCCTCGGTACTGGCCAGCGGCCTGGACAAGGCCGACATCAACATCGTCGGCGGCGACGGCATGTTCTTCGACCGCATGGTCAACTCCATCGGCATGGGCAAGGCCGTCGACGGGTTCGTCGACAACTCCGACGTCGCCCGGAACCTGGGCGGATCGTGGCTGGAGGGCTCCCAGGACTTCGCCCGGGACCTCTCCCGTGCGCTGGGCGAGGTCGGCACCGACGGCATCAAGAACCTGACGATCTCGGCGGTGCTGATGCGGTTGATCGACTCCGGCGGCCCCAACACCGAGCAGTTGCGCGAGCTGTTGAGCACCGCCAAGCGGCTGGGTGTCGACGAAGCCCCCGTGTCCGCCCTCGACAGCGCGAACCCCGACGGCGCGAAGGCGAAGCGGTGA
- a CDS encoding DNA repair ATPase, which produces MTDAATGGSAEPDPPPSSPAGDIDAGTYEVLRSRLSGQAKELARRAEQLNSRRVEVFGGNELTLAGTARIRTADNCVPRDIVSVGGHMLFGYNASAGLKPETRVGDVFSLHTFVRESEDGSGAFRFDDAESVPELLADPQFERDFGELYRYYRETRLMQLRRVEEKLLAVFQTGPRTADVRVLRWDVRADGSIGYLDNRGERDHVFPSPYDFEWIPTTRDDHVQGRHPHISVLGELFVETVGGTLTVKVVNDTETGEGIYSEPVDERLQSLADAEVSYARIGALILLRVLPYNESQARHLVFNTRTADVVRLDGIGRACRRLPDDQGIVFPGGYYLSTGAVKTFDTDLQELEFEKAVRSPNGEDVLYVFHARREGRSLLLPYNVIRKEVAAPIPCHGYCLFDDGTLAVFRAVSDEPTRVHPVQVWRTPYVSDDYAAAQPVGSGPLERVGNAELVRGVSDFLSVARMVEEMTPSTAVFEALIANCRRAGDHYPWIGDPELGGLDEPLGEVRATAEQVLDEFEKAQELTAQAEKAVAEAAEQVASLVRRSRGEMPRSAPAWVSRLSELRRAQGRLVTLREMRHVDTGRVEELDSELAAELTDAGKRAVEFLQGEDAFTGYHTEVDRLVADAEAITAVAEAAQVAERIAEQTEGLETVTEVVGSLEIADARVRTSILERVGEVLGGVNRARATLEARRGELLDAEGRAEFAAEFALLGQAVTGALAAADSPDRCDEQLGRLMLQLENLESRFAEFDEFLDELSAKRDDVYEAFSARKQSLLDERARRADRLVESAERVLSTVTRRVAALDSLDEVNTYFASDAMVAKLRSSAGELRELGDTVRAEELEGRLKAAREEAGRSLRDRVDLYDGGDTIRLGRHRFAVNNQPLDLTLVPGEGGMALSITGTDFRMPVTDPDFLATRALWEQSVVSESPEVYRAEYLAVSLLLDAESGAGATPLSELHRAAAQGGEDAGAGLLPVVRAAAEERYDEGYERGVHDHDAALLLGALLRLYADADLLRYPAPARAAAQVFWAFGAGEDAKAAWSTRAASLARARAAFGGHRSPAIDVLCAELDRAVAAFLPEAGLERAFEDTDSAGEYLFEELAHGGGFVTAAGARTLLDRFRRALGPTAAAARQDFERDVRSLDGDPAARHQLVHAWLESYLASSGAEAGPDLVEAAAVELCGSALDRRDSAAELSTGVTGLLGTHPRIAERRAVLRLDEVLARVRRFRTERVPAFRDYQRRRHELVARERARLRLEEYRPAVMSGFVRNRLLDEVYLPLIGDNLAKQIGASGEDKRTDQSGLLLLISPPGYGKTTLMEYVASRLGLVFVKVDGPSLGQSVTSLDPAEAPDATARREVEKINFALEMGGNTLLYLDDIQHTDPELLQKFISLCDGQRRMEGVWEGRTRTYDLRGKRFAVCMAGNPYTEQGSRFRVPDMLANRADVYNLGDVLSGRDESFALSYIENALTSNPVLAPLSTRERGDVELLVRMADGDESVRADRLSHPYSAVELEQIRAVLATLLRMQRVVLAVNRAYIASAAQAEESRTEPPFRLQGSYRNMNRLAEKAVPVMNDAELEAAIDDHYRGEAQTLTSGAEANLLKLGELRGTLTAEQARRWEEVKSAYVRAKALGGEGDDPVNRAVGAVGMLADRVGAVETAIGRAADRMRPGGG; this is translated from the coding sequence GTGACCGACGCCGCGACCGGGGGGTCCGCCGAGCCGGACCCCCCGCCTTCCAGCCCCGCCGGCGATATCGACGCCGGAACCTACGAGGTACTGCGGTCGCGCCTGTCCGGCCAGGCCAAGGAACTGGCCCGGCGCGCCGAACAGCTCAACAGCCGCCGCGTGGAGGTGTTCGGCGGCAACGAGCTGACCCTGGCCGGGACGGCGCGGATCCGCACCGCCGACAACTGCGTCCCGCGCGACATCGTCTCGGTCGGCGGGCACATGCTCTTCGGCTACAACGCTTCCGCCGGCCTCAAGCCCGAGACCCGTGTGGGCGACGTGTTCTCGCTGCACACCTTCGTCCGCGAGTCCGAGGACGGCTCCGGCGCGTTCCGGTTCGACGACGCCGAGTCCGTGCCCGAACTGCTGGCCGACCCCCAGTTCGAACGCGACTTCGGCGAGCTGTACCGCTACTACCGCGAGACCCGGCTGATGCAGCTGCGGCGGGTCGAGGAGAAACTGCTCGCGGTGTTCCAGACCGGCCCGCGCACCGCAGACGTGCGGGTGCTGCGCTGGGACGTGCGCGCCGACGGCTCGATCGGCTACCTCGACAACCGGGGCGAGCGCGACCACGTGTTCCCGTCGCCCTACGACTTCGAGTGGATCCCCACCACCCGCGACGACCACGTGCAGGGCCGCCACCCCCACATCTCCGTTCTCGGCGAGCTGTTCGTCGAGACGGTCGGGGGCACGCTGACCGTCAAGGTCGTCAACGACACCGAGACCGGCGAGGGCATCTACAGCGAGCCCGTCGACGAGCGGCTGCAGAGCCTGGCCGACGCCGAGGTCTCCTACGCCCGCATCGGTGCGCTCATCCTGCTGCGGGTGCTGCCCTACAACGAGTCCCAGGCCCGGCACCTGGTGTTCAACACCCGCACCGCGGACGTGGTGCGGCTGGACGGCATCGGCCGGGCGTGCCGGCGGCTGCCCGACGACCAGGGGATCGTCTTCCCCGGTGGCTACTACCTGTCGACGGGGGCGGTCAAGACCTTCGACACCGATCTGCAGGAGCTGGAGTTCGAGAAGGCCGTCCGCTCGCCCAACGGCGAGGACGTCCTCTACGTCTTCCACGCCCGCAGGGAGGGCCGCAGCCTGCTGCTGCCCTACAACGTCATCCGCAAGGAGGTCGCCGCCCCGATCCCCTGCCACGGGTACTGCCTGTTCGACGACGGGACCCTGGCGGTGTTCCGCGCCGTCTCCGACGAACCCACGCGCGTGCACCCCGTGCAGGTGTGGCGGACCCCCTACGTCTCCGACGACTACGCCGCCGCCCAGCCCGTAGGAAGCGGCCCGTTGGAGCGGGTCGGCAACGCCGAGCTGGTGCGCGGCGTCTCCGACTTCCTGTCGGTGGCGCGCATGGTCGAGGAGATGACGCCGTCCACAGCGGTGTTCGAGGCGCTGATCGCCAACTGCCGCCGGGCGGGTGACCACTACCCGTGGATCGGCGACCCCGAGCTCGGCGGCCTGGACGAGCCGCTGGGCGAGGTGCGCGCAACCGCCGAGCAGGTCCTCGACGAGTTCGAGAAGGCGCAGGAGCTGACCGCCCAGGCCGAGAAGGCCGTGGCCGAAGCCGCCGAGCAGGTCGCGTCGCTGGTGCGCCGCTCCCGCGGCGAGATGCCGCGCTCGGCCCCGGCGTGGGTCTCCCGGCTGTCCGAGCTGCGCCGCGCCCAGGGCCGTCTCGTCACGCTGCGGGAGATGCGCCATGTCGACACCGGCCGGGTCGAGGAGCTGGACTCCGAACTGGCCGCGGAGCTGACCGACGCCGGCAAGCGCGCCGTGGAGTTCCTGCAGGGCGAGGACGCCTTCACCGGCTACCACACCGAGGTCGACCGGCTGGTCGCCGACGCCGAAGCCATCACCGCCGTGGCCGAGGCCGCGCAGGTGGCCGAGCGCATCGCCGAGCAGACCGAGGGCCTGGAGACCGTCACCGAGGTCGTGGGGTCGCTGGAGATCGCCGACGCCCGTGTGCGGACCTCCATCCTGGAGCGCGTCGGCGAGGTCCTGGGCGGCGTCAACCGGGCCCGCGCCACGCTGGAGGCGCGCCGGGGCGAGCTGCTCGACGCCGAAGGGCGGGCGGAGTTCGCCGCGGAGTTCGCACTTCTGGGACAGGCCGTCACCGGCGCGCTGGCGGCCGCCGACAGCCCGGACCGCTGCGACGAGCAGCTGGGCCGGCTGATGCTGCAGCTGGAGAACCTGGAGTCGCGCTTCGCGGAGTTCGACGAGTTCCTCGACGAGCTCTCCGCCAAGCGCGACGACGTCTACGAGGCGTTCTCGGCCCGCAAGCAGTCGCTGCTGGATGAGCGGGCCCGCCGTGCCGACCGGTTGGTGGAGTCGGCCGAGCGCGTGCTGTCCACCGTCACCCGGCGGGTGGCGGCCTTGGACTCCCTCGACGAGGTCAACACCTACTTCGCTTCCGACGCGATGGTCGCCAAGCTCCGCTCCAGCGCCGGGGAGCTGCGCGAGCTGGGCGACACGGTGCGCGCCGAGGAGTTGGAGGGGCGGCTCAAGGCCGCCCGCGAGGAAGCCGGGCGGTCCCTGCGCGACCGCGTCGACCTCTACGACGGCGGCGACACCATCCGGTTGGGGCGGCACCGCTTCGCCGTCAACAACCAGCCGCTGGATCTGACGCTGGTGCCCGGCGAGGGCGGGATGGCGCTGAGTATCACCGGCACCGACTTCCGCATGCCGGTGACCGACCCCGACTTCCTGGCCACCCGGGCGTTGTGGGAGCAGTCGGTGGTCTCGGAGAGCCCCGAGGTCTACCGCGCCGAGTACCTGGCGGTGTCGCTCCTGCTCGACGCGGAGTCGGGCGCCGGCGCGACGCCCCTGTCCGAGCTGCACCGGGCCGCGGCCCAGGGCGGGGAGGACGCGGGCGCCGGGCTGCTGCCCGTGGTCCGCGCGGCCGCCGAGGAACGCTACGACGAGGGCTACGAACGCGGCGTGCACGACCACGACGCCGCGCTGCTGCTGGGGGCGCTGCTGCGCCTGTACGCGGACGCCGACCTGCTGCGCTATCCGGCGCCGGCCCGCGCGGCCGCCCAGGTCTTCTGGGCGTTCGGCGCCGGGGAGGACGCCAAAGCGGCCTGGTCCACCCGGGCCGCGTCGCTGGCGCGTGCGCGCGCCGCCTTCGGCGGGCACCGCTCGCCGGCGATCGACGTGCTGTGCGCCGAACTGGACCGGGCGGTGGCGGCGTTCCTGCCCGAGGCCGGGTTGGAGCGGGCGTTCGAGGACACCGATTCGGCGGGGGAGTACCTGTTCGAGGAGCTGGCCCACGGCGGCGGGTTCGTCACCGCTGCGGGGGCGCGCACGCTGCTGGACCGGTTCCGCCGCGCCCTGGGCCCCACGGCGGCCGCCGCGCGGCAGGACTTCGAGCGCGACGTGCGGTCCCTGGACGGCGACCCGGCAGCACGCCACCAGTTGGTGCACGCGTGGCTGGAGTCCTACCTGGCGTCCTCGGGCGCCGAGGCGGGACCCGACCTGGTCGAGGCGGCGGCGGTCGAACTGTGCGGTTCGGCACTGGACCGCCGCGACTCCGCGGCCGAGCTGAGTACCGGGGTCACCGGGCTGCTGGGGACCCACCCGCGCATCGCCGAGCGCCGGGCCGTGCTGCGCCTGGACGAGGTGCTGGCGCGGGTGCGCCGCTTCCGCACCGAGCGCGTCCCGGCTTTCCGCGACTACCAGCGCCGCCGCCACGAGCTGGTGGCGCGCGAACGCGCCCGGCTGCGGCTGGAGGAGTACCGGCCCGCGGTGATGAGCGGGTTCGTGCGCAACCGGCTGCTGGACGAGGTCTACCTCCCGCTGATCGGCGACAACCTCGCCAAGCAGATCGGCGCGTCGGGCGAGGACAAGCGCACCGACCAGTCGGGCCTGCTGCTGCTGATCTCGCCGCCGGGGTACGGCAAGACAACACTGATGGAGTACGTGGCCAGCCGGCTCGGCCTGGTGTTCGTCAAGGTCGACGGGCCGTCGCTGGGGCAGTCGGTCACGTCGCTGGATCCGGCCGAGGCCCCCGACGCGACGGCGCGCCGGGAGGTCGAGAAGATCAACTTCGCACTGGAGATGGGCGGCAACACCCTGCTGTACCTGGACGACATCCAGCACACCGACCCGGAGCTGCTGCAGAAGTTCATCTCGCTGTGCGACGGCCAGCGGCGCATGGAAGGCGTCTGGGAGGGCCGCACCCGCACCTACGACCTCCGGGGCAAGCGGTTCGCGGTGTGCATGGCCGGCAACCCCTACACCGAGCAGGGCAGCCGGTTCCGGGTGCCGGACATGCTGGCCAACCGCGCCGACGTCTACAACCTGGGCGACGTGCTCTCGGGCCGGGACGAGTCGTTCGCGCTGAGCTACATCGAGAACGCGCTGACGTCCAACCCGGTGCTGGCCCCGTTGTCCACCCGTGAGCGCGGCGACGTCGAACTGCTGGTGCGCATGGCCGACGGCGACGAGTCGGTGCGCGCCGACCGGCTCTCCCATCCCTACTCCGCGGTGGAGCTGGAGCAGATCCGGGCGGTGCTGGCCACGCTTCTGCGCATGCAGCGGGTGGTGCTGGCCGTCAACCGGGCCTACATCGCATCGGCGGCCCAGGCCGAGGAGTCGCGGACCGAGCCGCCGTTCCGGCTGCAGGGCTCCTACCGCAACATGAACCGGCTGGCGGAGAAGGCGGTGCCGGTGATGAACGACGCCGAGCTGGAGGCGGCGATCGACGACCACTACCGGGGCGAGGCTCAGACACTGACCTCCGGAGCCGAAGCCAACCTGCTCAAGCTGGGGGAGCTGCGGGGCACGCTCACCGCCGAGCAGGCCCGGCGCTGGGAGGAGGTCAAATCCGCCTACGTCCGCGCCAAGGCACTGGGCGGCGAGGGCGACGATCCGGTGAACCGCGCGGTGGGCGCTGTGGGGATGCTGGCCGACCGGGTCGGCGCGGTCGAGACGGCCATCGGGCGCGCCGCCGACCGGATGCGCCCCGGCGGCGGCTGA
- a CDS encoding acyl-CoA dehydrogenase: MSHYQSNLRDLEFNLFEVFKRQDVLGSGPFEELDEDTARTILTEVNRLATGVVAESFEDSDRNPPVFDPATSSVTVPDSLKKSYKAYMDAGWYNLDLPQALGGLNAPRSLAWAASEMILGANPAVHMYSAGPGFAKILYEEGNDAQKRFAEQAIERGWGATMVLTEPDAGSDVGAGRTKAVDQGDGTWHIDGVKRFITSAEQDMTENIFHLVLARPEGAKAGTKGLSLFLVPKYLVNEDGSPGERNGAYVTNVEHKMGLKASTTCELTFGAKHPAVGYLVGDKHDGIRQMFLVIEHARMMVGTKAIATLSTGYLNALEYAKERKQGADLTRQTDKTAPRVAITNHPDVRRSLMNQKAYAEALRALVLYTATQQDAVQIAQNAGVDYSDTDALNDLLLPIVKGVGSERSYALLSESLQTLGGSGYLQDYPIEQYIRDAKIDTLYEGTTAIQAQDFFFRKIVKNNGEAFGRLVGEIKEFAAGEAGNGRLKQERAALAEAAGNVEKMVEHMVGDLMRSAEQTEEVYKVGLNTTRLLMSSGDLVLGWLLLRQAEVALNALDGAEGTDRDFYTGKIAAARFFADQVLPGLATEREIVENVDTGLMEVPESAF, translated from the coding sequence ATGTCGCATTACCAGAGCAATCTCCGTGACCTCGAATTCAACCTCTTCGAGGTCTTCAAGCGCCAGGACGTGCTGGGTAGCGGCCCGTTCGAGGAGCTGGACGAGGACACGGCCCGTACCATCCTGACGGAGGTCAACCGGCTGGCGACCGGGGTCGTCGCCGAGTCCTTCGAGGACTCCGACCGCAACCCGCCGGTGTTCGACCCCGCGACCAGCAGCGTCACGGTCCCCGACAGCCTCAAGAAGTCCTACAAGGCCTACATGGACGCCGGCTGGTACAACCTCGACCTTCCCCAGGCGCTCGGCGGCCTCAACGCCCCCCGCTCGCTGGCCTGGGCCGCCTCCGAAATGATCCTCGGCGCCAACCCGGCCGTGCACATGTACTCCGCCGGCCCCGGCTTCGCCAAGATCCTCTACGAAGAGGGCAACGACGCCCAGAAGCGCTTCGCCGAGCAGGCGATCGAGCGCGGCTGGGGCGCCACCATGGTCCTCACCGAGCCCGACGCGGGCTCCGACGTCGGCGCCGGCCGCACCAAGGCCGTCGACCAGGGCGACGGAACCTGGCACATCGACGGGGTGAAGCGCTTCATCACCTCCGCCGAGCAGGACATGACCGAGAACATCTTCCACCTCGTGCTGGCGCGCCCCGAGGGCGCCAAGGCGGGCACCAAGGGCCTCTCGCTGTTCCTGGTACCCAAGTACCTCGTGAACGAGGACGGATCCCCGGGCGAGCGCAACGGCGCCTACGTCACCAACGTCGAGCACAAGATGGGCCTGAAGGCCTCCACCACCTGCGAGCTGACCTTCGGCGCCAAGCACCCCGCCGTGGGCTACCTCGTCGGCGACAAGCACGACGGCATCCGGCAGATGTTCCTGGTCATCGAGCACGCCCGGATGATGGTGGGAACCAAGGCCATCGCCACGCTCTCCACCGGCTACCTCAACGCTCTGGAGTACGCCAAGGAGCGCAAGCAGGGCGCCGACCTCACCCGCCAGACCGACAAGACCGCGCCGCGCGTGGCCATCACCAACCACCCCGACGTGCGCCGCAGCCTGATGAACCAGAAGGCCTACGCCGAGGCGCTGCGGGCCCTGGTCCTCTACACGGCCACCCAGCAGGACGCGGTGCAGATCGCCCAGAACGCCGGCGTCGACTACAGCGACACCGACGCGCTCAACGACCTGCTGCTGCCCATCGTCAAGGGCGTGGGTTCCGAGCGGTCCTACGCGCTGCTGTCGGAGTCGCTGCAGACCCTGGGCGGGTCCGGGTACCTGCAGGACTACCCGATCGAGCAGTACATCCGCGACGCCAAGATCGACACCCTCTACGAGGGCACCACGGCCATCCAGGCCCAGGACTTCTTCTTCCGCAAGATCGTCAAGAACAACGGCGAGGCCTTCGGCCGCCTCGTCGGCGAGATCAAGGAGTTCGCCGCGGGCGAGGCCGGGAACGGCCGCCTCAAGCAGGAGCGCGCCGCCCTCGCCGAAGCCGCCGGCAACGTCGAGAAGATGGTCGAGCACATGGTCGGCGACCTGATGCGCTCGGCCGAGCAGACCGAAGAGGTCTACAAGGTCGGGCTGAACACCACCCGGCTGCTGATGAGCTCCGGCGACCTGGTGCTGGGCTGGCTGCTGCTGCGCCAGGCCGAGGTGGCCCTGAACGCGCTCGACGGCGCCGAGGGAACCGACCGCGACTTCTACACCGGAAAGATCGCGGCCGCCCGCTTCTTCGCCGATCAGGTCCTTCCGGGCCTGGCCACCGAGCGCGAGATCGTCGAGAACGTCGACACCGGCCTCATGGAGGTCCCCGAGTCCGCGTTCTGA
- a CDS encoding DUF6458 family protein, producing the protein MGVGLGIFLLVIGAVLFYGITADVAGLDLDAIGIVLMIAGVAVVALTLILMMIRRDRTRRPIENDTDVI; encoded by the coding sequence ATGGGAGTAGGACTCGGCATATTCCTGCTGGTCATCGGGGCGGTGCTGTTTTACGGCATCACCGCCGACGTCGCCGGACTCGACCTGGACGCCATCGGCATCGTCCTCATGATCGCCGGAGTGGCCGTGGTCGCGTTGACCCTCATCCTGATGATGATCCGCCGCGACCGCACCAGGAGGCCGATCGAGAACGACACCGACGTGATCTGA